One Ranitomeya variabilis isolate aRanVar5 chromosome 5, aRanVar5.hap1, whole genome shotgun sequence DNA window includes the following coding sequences:
- the MED21 gene encoding mediator of RNA polymerase II transcription subunit 21 isoform X2: MMVREQQLADQFCNAIGVLQQCAPPASFSNIQTSVNKEQPSSPTEEYAQLFAALIARTAKDIDVLIESLPSEESTAALQAASLYQLEEENHAAAARLEEVVYRGDMLLEKIQTALADIAQSQLKTRSSIHMQPLSES; this comes from the exons ATGATGGTGCGCGAGCAACAG CTTGCGGACCAGTTCTGTAACGCCATTGGGGTGCTGCAGCAGTGTGCTCCTCCCGCCTCCTTCAGTAACATCCAGACGTCTGTTAATAAGGAGCAGCCCTCCAGCCCCACGGAAG AATACGCTCAGCTCTTCGCCGCTCTCATCGCTCGCACTGCGAAAGATATCGACGTGCTGATCGAGTCTTTGCCCAGCGAGGAGTCTACGGCGGCCCTACAG GCCGCCAGCCTGTACCAGCTGGAGGAGGAGAACCACGCGGCGGCCGCGCGCCTGGAGGAGGTGGTGTACCGGGGGGACATGCTGCTGGAGAAGATCCAGACGGCGCTGGCCGACATCGCTCAGTCCCAGCTGAAGACGAGGAGCAGCATCCACATGCAGCCGCTGTCTGAGAGCtag
- the MED21 gene encoding mediator of RNA polymerase II transcription subunit 21 isoform X3, which produces MMTLELADQFCNAIGVLQQCAPPASFSNIQTSVNKEQPSSPTEEYAQLFAALIARTAKDIDVLIESLPSEESTAALQAASLYQLEEENHAAAARLEEVVYRGDMLLEKIQTALADIAQSQLKTRSSIHMQPLSES; this is translated from the exons atgatgaccctggag CTTGCGGACCAGTTCTGTAACGCCATTGGGGTGCTGCAGCAGTGTGCTCCTCCCGCCTCCTTCAGTAACATCCAGACGTCTGTTAATAAGGAGCAGCCCTCCAGCCCCACGGAAG AATACGCTCAGCTCTTCGCCGCTCTCATCGCTCGCACTGCGAAAGATATCGACGTGCTGATCGAGTCTTTGCCCAGCGAGGAGTCTACGGCGGCCCTACAG GCCGCCAGCCTGTACCAGCTGGAGGAGGAGAACCACGCGGCGGCCGCGCGCCTGGAGGAGGTGGTGTACCGGGGGGACATGCTGCTGGAGAAGATCCAGACGGCGCTGGCCGACATCGCTCAGTCCCAGCTGAAGACGAGGAGCAGCATCCACATGCAGCCGCTGTCTGAGAGCtag
- the MED21 gene encoding mediator of RNA polymerase II transcription subunit 21 isoform X1: MADRLTQLQDALNSLADQFCNAIGVLQQCAPPASFSNIQTSVNKEQPSSPTEEYAQLFAALIARTAKDIDVLIESLPSEESTAALQAASLYQLEEENHAAAARLEEVVYRGDMLLEKIQTALADIAQSQLKTRSSIHMQPLSES, encoded by the exons ATGGCGGATCGCCTGACACAGCTGCAGGACGCGCTGAACTCG CTTGCGGACCAGTTCTGTAACGCCATTGGGGTGCTGCAGCAGTGTGCTCCTCCCGCCTCCTTCAGTAACATCCAGACGTCTGTTAATAAGGAGCAGCCCTCCAGCCCCACGGAAG AATACGCTCAGCTCTTCGCCGCTCTCATCGCTCGCACTGCGAAAGATATCGACGTGCTGATCGAGTCTTTGCCCAGCGAGGAGTCTACGGCGGCCCTACAG GCCGCCAGCCTGTACCAGCTGGAGGAGGAGAACCACGCGGCGGCCGCGCGCCTGGAGGAGGTGGTGTACCGGGGGGACATGCTGCTGGAGAAGATCCAGACGGCGCTGGCCGACATCGCTCAGTCCCAGCTGAAGACGAGGAGCAGCATCCACATGCAGCCGCTGTCTGAGAGCtag